In Rhizobium sp. N324, a single genomic region encodes these proteins:
- a CDS encoding acyl-CoA dehydrogenase family protein, producing the protein MTSANRTDEKLAELNQPSLWSGINAYRSDPLIVDLTAALPRGIREDLENMGRYVTSPEAQELARMANQGAPQLRTHGSRGERLDVVEFHPAWHALMRRSMSVGLHSSVWDPQADTDAKDEAHKVRAARFYLTAQLESGHLCPLTMTSASVAALSASPAVQKDWAPKILSRKYDSSNKPAMQKSAVTIGMGMTEKQGGTDVRANRTAGEKVSEGIYRLSGHKWFMSAPMSDAFIMLAQTKEGMGCFLVPRLLEDGSANGLQFQRLKDKVGNRSNASAEVEFSDTFGFLLGGSDAGIRTILDMVTLTRLDCALASSGMMRASLAEAVHHTRGRSVFGKMLVNQPIMTRVLADMALDVAAATALSFRLADAFDKARGNAEQAAYARVMTPVAKYWCCKIAPALIYEAMECIGGNGYIEERPIARHYREAPVNAIWEGSGNVMALDVLRVLNRGKDLFETVFSGLARDLGPAGKKTIDVLRAAIALCEQDEGAARLLVEQLALAAGAAELYRLGAGRIADAFIETRLAGGWRSTYGMLDSRFDASYIVDLLYPPAA; encoded by the coding sequence CTCGCAGAACTCAACCAGCCGAGCCTGTGGTCCGGCATCAACGCCTATCGGTCCGATCCGCTGATCGTCGATCTGACGGCGGCTCTGCCCCGGGGCATCCGCGAGGACCTGGAAAACATGGGCCGCTACGTCACTTCGCCGGAGGCGCAGGAGCTGGCGCGCATGGCGAACCAGGGCGCGCCTCAGCTGCGTACCCACGGTTCCCGCGGCGAGCGCCTCGACGTCGTCGAGTTCCACCCCGCCTGGCACGCGCTGATGCGCCGCTCCATGTCTGTGGGCCTGCATTCCTCCGTCTGGGATCCGCAGGCCGATACCGATGCCAAGGATGAGGCCCACAAGGTTCGCGCCGCCCGCTTCTATCTGACGGCGCAGCTGGAATCCGGCCATCTCTGCCCGCTGACGATGACCAGCGCCTCGGTTGCCGCGCTTTCGGCGTCGCCCGCGGTGCAGAAGGACTGGGCGCCAAAGATCCTCTCGCGCAAATATGATTCGTCCAACAAGCCCGCCATGCAGAAATCCGCCGTCACCATCGGCATGGGCATGACGGAAAAGCAGGGCGGCACGGATGTGAGGGCCAACCGGACCGCTGGCGAAAAGGTCAGCGAAGGCATCTACCGGCTGTCCGGCCACAAATGGTTCATGTCCGCGCCGATGAGCGATGCCTTCATCATGCTGGCGCAGACGAAGGAGGGCATGGGCTGCTTCCTGGTGCCGCGCCTGCTGGAGGATGGCTCCGCCAACGGCCTGCAGTTCCAGCGTCTGAAGGATAAGGTCGGCAACCGCTCCAACGCCTCTGCCGAAGTCGAATTCTCAGACACCTTCGGCTTCCTGCTCGGCGGCTCCGATGCCGGGATCCGCACCATCCTCGACATGGTGACGCTGACGCGGCTCGACTGTGCGCTGGCTTCGTCAGGCATGATGCGCGCCTCGCTGGCCGAGGCCGTGCACCACACCCGCGGCCGCAGCGTCTTCGGCAAGATGCTCGTCAACCAGCCGATCATGACGCGCGTGCTGGCCGACATGGCGCTCGATGTCGCCGCAGCCACCGCTCTCTCCTTCCGCCTTGCCGACGCCTTCGACAAGGCGCGCGGCAATGCCGAGCAGGCGGCCTATGCCCGCGTCATGACGCCGGTCGCCAAATACTGGTGCTGCAAGATCGCCCCGGCGCTGATCTACGAGGCGATGGAATGCATCGGCGGCAACGGCTATATCGAAGAGCGCCCGATCGCCCGCCATTACCGCGAAGCCCCCGTCAATGCCATCTGGGAAGGCTCCGGCAACGTCATGGCGCTCGACGTGCTGCGTGTATTGAACCGCGGCAAGGATCTGTTCGAAACCGTTTTTTCAGGCCTTGCCCGCGATCTCGGCCCGGCCGGCAAGAAGACGATCGACGTGCTGCGCGCTGCAATCGCACTCTGCGAACAGGACGAGGGGGCCGCGCGCCTGCTCGTCGAGCAGCTGGCGCTTGCCGCCGGTGCCGCCGAACTCTATCGGCTGGGGGCAGGGCGCATTGCCGATGCCTTCATCGAGACGCGCCTTGCCGGCGGCTGGCGCTCCACCTACGGCATGCTCGATTCCCGCTTCGACGCCAGCTACATCGTCGATCTGCTCTATCCCCCGGCGGCCTGA
- a CDS encoding N-acetylmuramoyl-L-alanine amidase — translation MFKRARTAVKSAMRRSTCARRVLTAFLAVGLLSAVVGSVEAKDPLLAYGARIIGDDARTRIVIDFDREPRFSVHYIANPERIVVDLPATAFGFPAKDLAARGLFKDIRYGKMDEESARIVLTTAGPVKLALAKVQADEAGKGHRLVLDAEMIDKQAFAELVKTQSWGDRAWSDRTSNDETGAAQTTSAIPAPEKTAPGDFVIAVDAGHGGIDTGAIGVDTKTEEKQVTLAFAKALTERLNKEPGIKAFLTRKDDEFLSLSQRVLIARQNHAGLFISLHADTLKQKDIRGATVYTISDKASDKLAADLAERENLSDQIAGKETVAEPPEVADILLDLTRRETQAFSISLAESVLNSFKDQVGTINNPHRHAGFRVLQAPDVPSILLELGFLSNAEDEKLLLDETWRGKIVGLLTDAVKRYRAAVIANGG, via the coding sequence TTGTTTAAGAGGGCTCGGACCGCGGTGAAATCCGCAATGCGGCGATCGACATGCGCAAGGCGGGTTCTGACGGCGTTTCTGGCCGTTGGTCTGTTGTCGGCTGTTGTTGGTTCCGTCGAGGCCAAAGATCCGCTGCTTGCTTATGGCGCGCGCATCATCGGCGACGATGCAAGAACCCGCATCGTCATCGATTTCGATCGGGAACCGCGTTTTTCCGTCCACTATATCGCCAATCCCGAACGTATCGTCGTCGACCTGCCGGCGACCGCCTTCGGTTTTCCGGCCAAGGATCTCGCTGCCCGCGGCCTGTTCAAGGATATTCGCTACGGTAAGATGGACGAGGAGAGTGCCCGCATCGTGCTGACGACGGCAGGGCCGGTGAAGCTGGCGCTCGCCAAGGTACAGGCCGACGAGGCCGGCAAGGGCCATCGCCTCGTGCTCGATGCGGAGATGATCGACAAGCAGGCCTTTGCCGAACTGGTCAAGACGCAATCCTGGGGCGATCGGGCCTGGAGCGATCGGACCTCGAACGATGAGACCGGCGCAGCCCAGACGACGAGCGCCATTCCGGCACCTGAGAAAACCGCTCCCGGGGATTTCGTCATCGCGGTCGACGCCGGCCATGGCGGCATCGATACCGGCGCGATCGGCGTCGACACCAAGACCGAGGAAAAGCAGGTGACGCTCGCCTTCGCCAAAGCCTTGACCGAGCGGCTGAACAAGGAGCCGGGCATCAAGGCTTTCCTGACGCGCAAGGATGACGAGTTCCTGTCGCTGTCGCAGCGGGTGCTGATCGCCCGCCAGAACCATGCCGGGCTGTTCATTTCGCTGCACGCCGACACCCTGAAGCAGAAGGATATCCGCGGCGCCACCGTCTACACCATCTCCGACAAGGCATCCGACAAGCTCGCCGCCGACCTTGCCGAACGCGAAAACCTCTCCGACCAGATCGCCGGCAAGGAGACTGTCGCCGAGCCGCCCGAGGTCGCCGATATCCTGCTCGATCTGACCCGGCGCGAGACCCAGGCCTTTTCGATCTCGCTGGCCGAAAGCGTGCTGAATTCGTTCAAGGACCAGGTCGGCACCATCAATAATCCGCACCGTCATGCCGGTTTCCGCGTGCTGCAGGCCCCAGATGTGCCGTCGATCCTTCTCGAGCTCGGCTTCCTCTCGAACGCCGAGGACGAGAAACTGCTGCTCGACGAGACCTGGCGCGGCAAGATCGTCGGTCTATTGACCGACGCAGTGAAGCGCTACCGCGCCGCCGTCATCGCCAATGGCGGCTGA
- a CDS encoding type II toxin-antitoxin system VapB family antitoxin, whose product MPTTIDIDDGLLDAAMIVTGLATKEAAVEQALRILIERHRRKNAIADLAGIGWEGNLEERRCDQPDDRR is encoded by the coding sequence ATGCCTACAACGATCGATATCGATGATGGCTTGCTCGACGCAGCAATGATCGTCACGGGGTTGGCGACAAAAGAGGCCGCCGTCGAACAGGCTTTACGAATCCTCATCGAGAGGCACCGCCGGAAAAATGCGATCGCAGATCTCGCAGGGATAGGCTGGGAAGGCAACCTGGAAGAGAGACGTTGCGACCAGCCGGACGACAGACGGTGA
- a CDS encoding ribonuclease E/G, protein MADKMLIDASHEEETRVVVVRGNRIEEFDFESQHKKQIRGNIYLAKVTRVEPSLQAAFVDYGGNRHGFLAFAEIHPDYYQIPLADRQALLRAEAEEHRRDEDVEHVETAPMVDLSKQDQPDVGIVPAAAPETADVTEEPAVEAAAAPEAAEEAPAKKARPRRSRKKAAEPVAETTATEDAVPTDVEAEGAASVDNEDDGSTGGAMAAMVETDSISEDVDTSKRRHDDDDDDDDHGEEEVIESVGAEDAMEEVPDRVQRKPRKQYRIQEVIKRRQILLVQVAKEERGNKGAALTTYLSLAGRYSVLMPNTARGGGISRKITNPADRKRLKEIARMLEVPQGMGVILRTAGANRTKVEVKRDFEYLMRLWENVRTLTLASTAPCLVYEEGSLIKRSIRDLYNKDIGEIIVSGEEGYREAKDFMKMLMPSHAKVVQPYRDIHPIFSRSGIEAQLDRMLQPQVTLKSGGYLIMNQTEALVSIDVNSGRSTREHSIEDTALQTNLEAADEVARQLRLRDLAGLIVIDFIDMEEKRNNRAVEKKLKECLKNDRARIQVGRISHFGLLEMSRQRIRASVLESTTQVCSHCGGSGHVRSQSSVALHVLRGIEEYLLKNTTHNISVRTTPDIALYLLNHKRQTIIDYENRFGVAIVIDADGSVGAQHFAIDRGEAVENPVKIETLFNFAAIPEDDDDDIVIEMDEDEDEEIEEKPAAAERPVAARSEGEGDGNRKRKRRRRRRGRNGNAEQPASATGEAGDEDEDGDDEGGEGDENTEATSETLAESEESQRRKRRRRGKRGGRRNRAEDGSELTAGEAGEDNGPDESEGDDVSNEGVPGEAEAVEAVADQAGESQAAAAAVEAAAVVTEDVKPARGRGRRKAAAAPVEEPVVEAAPVAEPAPELVEASADLETPAQEEAPEEAKPVRANRESNITSSEPTVKSTRSENAESDDGKPKKAGWWQRRGFF, encoded by the coding sequence ATGGCAGACAAAATGCTTATCGATGCGTCTCACGAGGAAGAGACGCGCGTCGTTGTCGTTCGCGGGAACCGCATAGAAGAATTTGACTTCGAGTCCCAGCACAAGAAGCAGATCCGCGGCAACATCTATCTGGCAAAGGTAACGAGGGTCGAGCCCTCGCTGCAGGCCGCCTTCGTCGATTACGGCGGCAACCGGCACGGCTTCCTGGCCTTCGCCGAAATTCATCCCGACTATTATCAGATACCGCTTGCCGACCGTCAGGCGCTGCTTCGGGCCGAAGCCGAGGAGCATCGCCGCGACGAAGACGTCGAGCATGTCGAAACCGCGCCGATGGTCGATCTTTCCAAGCAGGATCAGCCGGATGTCGGCATCGTGCCGGCAGCGGCGCCGGAAACGGCAGATGTAACGGAAGAGCCGGCGGTAGAAGCCGCGGCAGCGCCCGAGGCCGCCGAAGAAGCGCCGGCCAAGAAGGCAAGACCGCGCCGCAGCCGCAAGAAGGCCGCCGAACCGGTTGCCGAGACGACCGCGACCGAGGACGCCGTTCCCACTGATGTCGAGGCCGAAGGCGCTGCGAGCGTCGACAACGAGGATGACGGTTCGACCGGCGGCGCGATGGCCGCCATGGTGGAAACCGACTCGATCTCCGAAGATGTCGATACCAGCAAGCGTCGCCACGATGATGACGACGATGATGACGATCACGGCGAAGAGGAAGTCATCGAATCTGTCGGCGCCGAAGACGCGATGGAAGAAGTGCCGGACCGCGTGCAGCGCAAGCCGCGCAAGCAGTACCGTATCCAGGAAGTCATCAAGCGCCGTCAGATCCTGCTGGTGCAGGTCGCCAAGGAAGAGCGCGGCAACAAGGGTGCAGCTCTTACCACCTATCTGTCGCTTGCCGGCCGCTATTCCGTGCTGATGCCGAACACGGCGCGCGGCGGCGGCATTTCCCGCAAGATCACCAACCCTGCCGACCGCAAGCGCCTGAAGGAAATCGCGCGCATGCTCGAGGTGCCGCAGGGCATGGGCGTCATCCTGCGCACAGCCGGCGCCAACCGCACCAAGGTCGAGGTCAAGCGCGACTTCGAATATCTGATGCGCCTCTGGGAAAACGTCCGCACGCTGACGCTGGCATCCACCGCGCCCTGCCTAGTCTACGAGGAAGGCTCGCTGATCAAGCGCTCGATCCGCGACCTCTACAACAAGGATATCGGCGAGATCATCGTCTCCGGCGAAGAAGGCTATCGTGAAGCGAAAGACTTCATGAAGATGCTGATGCCGAGCCATGCCAAGGTGGTTCAGCCCTACCGCGACATCCATCCGATCTTCTCGCGTTCCGGCATCGAAGCCCAGCTCGACCGCATGCTGCAGCCGCAGGTGACGCTGAAGTCCGGCGGCTACCTGATCATGAACCAGACCGAAGCGCTGGTTTCGATCGACGTCAACTCCGGCCGCTCGACCCGAGAACACTCGATCGAAGACACCGCGCTGCAGACCAACCTCGAGGCTGCCGACGAAGTCGCCCGCCAGCTTCGCCTGCGCGACCTTGCCGGCCTGATCGTCATCGACTTCATCGACATGGAAGAAAAACGCAACAACCGCGCCGTCGAGAAGAAACTGAAGGAATGCCTGAAGAACGATCGCGCCCGCATCCAGGTCGGCCGGATCTCGCATTTCGGCCTGCTGGAAATGTCGCGCCAGCGCATCCGCGCCTCGGTTCTCGAATCGACGACGCAGGTCTGCTCGCATTGCGGCGGCAGCGGCCATGTGCGTTCGCAGTCCTCCGTCGCGCTGCATGTCCTGCGCGGTATCGAGGAATATCTGCTCAAGAATACCACGCACAACATCAGCGTACGCACCACGCCTGACATTGCGCTCTACCTGCTCAACCACAAGCGCCAGACGATCATCGACTACGAAAATCGTTTCGGCGTCGCTATCGTCATCGATGCGGACGGTTCGGTCGGCGCGCAGCATTTCGCCATCGATCGCGGCGAGGCTGTGGAGAACCCGGTCAAGATCGAGACGCTCTTCAATTTCGCAGCCATTCCCGAGGATGACGACGACGACATCGTCATCGAAATGGATGAGGACGAAGACGAGGAAATCGAGGAAAAGCCGGCCGCTGCCGAGCGACCCGTTGCGGCGCGCTCGGAAGGCGAAGGTGACGGCAACCGCAAGCGCAAGCGCCGCCGGCGCCGGCGCGGCCGCAACGGCAATGCCGAGCAGCCGGCATCGGCGACTGGCGAAGCCGGCGACGAGGATGAAGACGGCGACGACGAGGGCGGCGAAGGTGATGAAAACACCGAAGCCACGTCCGAGACGCTGGCTGAGAGCGAAGAATCGCAGCGCCGCAAGCGCCGCCGCCGCGGCAAACGCGGCGGCCGCCGCAACCGCGCCGAGGACGGTTCTGAACTGACGGCCGGCGAAGCCGGTGAAGACAATGGGCCTGACGAGAGCGAAGGCGACGACGTTTCGAACGAAGGCGTTCCTGGGGAAGCAGAAGCTGTCGAAGCGGTTGCCGATCAGGCTGGCGAAAGCCAGGCCGCAGCTGCCGCCGTCGAGGCTGCGGCTGTTGTCACCGAGGATGTGAAGCCCGCCCGTGGCCGCGGCCGTCGCAAAGCCGCTGCAGCGCCGGTCGAGGAGCCGGTGGTAGAAGCGGCTCCTGTCGCCGAACCCGCGCCGGAGCTGGTCGAGGCCTCCGCCGATCTTGAAACGCCCGCCCAGGAAGAAGCCCCGGAAGAGGCAAAGCCGGTTCGCGCCAACCGCGAATCCAACATCACCTCCTCCGAGCCGACGGTGAAATCCACCCGCAGCGAAAATGCCGAAAGCGATGACGGCAAGCCGAAGAAAGCCGGCTGGTGGCAGCGCCGTGGCTTCTTTTGA